A single region of the Opitutus sp. genome encodes:
- a CDS encoding YdiU family protein, whose protein sequence is MAQNDFSDGKRDRVDGNDVKPVPSPARSTGGGWRLEHSYALLPAAFRTEVLPSTVHAPQLALFNHRLARELGLDADVLAGAEGAAVFAGNQLPPGAKPLAQAYSGHQYGHFTTLGDGRAILLGEQITPTGARYDIQLKGAGPTPFSRRGDGRAALGPMLREYIISEAMSALGIPTTRSLAVAATGEPVWRPDARPGAVLTRVAASHIRVGTFAGAAARGNTGELRALVDYTIARHYPKLLEAPNPALALLEAVVERQAALVARWMLVGFVHGVLNTDNVALSGETIDYGPCAFIDAYDPATVFSSIDRHGRYAYGNQPKITHWNVTRLAEALLTELHEDADTAVALAQEALGRFEDHYQTHWLTGMRGKLGLFNAEAEDTALAEDLLTWMHTTKADFTNTFAALSDGTGASGIGISGADTQLTGWLGRWRQRLARQAQTEAESLQLRQAHNPAVIARNHRVEAALAAAEQGDFGVLERLLADLASPYDHTRTDPQAREPAPPGGSEYRTFCGT, encoded by the coding sequence ATGGCTCAAAACGATTTTTCCGACGGTAAGCGGGATCGCGTGGACGGGAATGACGTTAAGCCCGTGCCCTCGCCCGCGCGTTCCACCGGTGGCGGCTGGCGGCTGGAGCATTCGTATGCGCTCTTGCCTGCCGCGTTCAGGACCGAGGTGCTACCGTCCACCGTGCACGCCCCGCAGCTCGCCTTGTTTAACCACCGGCTGGCGCGGGAGCTGGGGCTGGATGCGGACGTGCTGGCCGGAGCGGAAGGCGCGGCTGTGTTTGCGGGCAATCAACTGCCGCCGGGGGCCAAGCCGCTCGCGCAGGCTTATTCAGGCCACCAATACGGGCACTTCACCACGTTGGGCGACGGGCGCGCCATTCTGCTGGGCGAACAGATCACACCGACGGGCGCGCGCTACGACATTCAGCTCAAGGGCGCGGGGCCGACGCCGTTTTCACGGCGGGGAGATGGGCGGGCAGCGCTCGGGCCGATGTTGCGCGAATACATTATTAGCGAGGCGATGTCGGCGCTGGGAATACCGACTACCCGCAGCCTCGCGGTGGCCGCCACGGGCGAGCCGGTGTGGCGGCCCGACGCGCGTCCCGGCGCGGTTCTAACGCGAGTGGCGGCCAGCCACATCCGCGTGGGCACCTTTGCAGGGGCCGCGGCGCGCGGAAATACGGGCGAGTTGCGCGCGTTGGTCGATTACACGATTGCCCGGCATTACCCGAAGCTTCTGGAGGCGCCTAATCCTGCACTGGCGCTGCTTGAAGCCGTGGTGGAACGCCAAGCCGCGCTGGTGGCGCGCTGGATGCTCGTGGGCTTTGTGCACGGGGTGCTGAACACCGACAACGTGGCGCTTTCAGGCGAGACGATCGACTACGGCCCTTGCGCGTTTATCGACGCCTATGACCCGGCAACCGTGTTCAGCTCGATCGACCGGCACGGGCGCTACGCCTATGGCAACCAGCCGAAAATCACCCACTGGAACGTTACGCGGCTGGCCGAGGCTTTGCTCACGGAGCTGCACGAAGACGCGGACACCGCCGTGGCGCTGGCGCAAGAGGCGCTGGGGCGTTTTGAAGACCATTATCAAACCCACTGGCTGACGGGCATGCGGGGAAAATTGGGGCTGTTCAACGCTGAGGCCGAAGACACGGCGCTGGCGGAGGATTTGTTAACGTGGATGCACACGACGAAGGCCGACTTCACCAACACCTTCGCCGCCCTCAGCGACGGCACCGGGGCGAGTGGGATCGGCATCAGCGGAGCGGATACGCAGTTAACCGGCTGGTTGGGACGTTGGCGGCAGCGCCTGGCGCGGCAGGCACAAACCGAGGCCGAGTCGCTGCAGCTGCGGCAGGCGCACAACCCGGCGGTGATTGCGCGTAATCATCGTGTCGAGGCGGCGCTGGCTGCGGCCGAACAAGGCGATTTCGGCGTGTTGGAACGACTCCTCGCGGACTTGGCCTCGCCCTATGATCACACGCGGACCGATCCACAGGCCCGCGAACCCGCGCCGCCTGGCGGGTCGGAGTACCGCACGTTTTGCGGAACCTGA